The Capsicum annuum cultivar UCD-10X-F1 chromosome 1, UCD10Xv1.1, whole genome shotgun sequence sequence ATAGATAATAATATAACCAACAAACAAACAGAAAATATAAAAGTACACAATAAAATGGGATAACAAACTGCTAGATAATAATgaaaacaagacacccacaaagtagtATTATAAACTATCTACTCGAAATTGAAAACAATATTGAAACACCACTAACCAGCAACTTCAGGTGTAGATACAATCAAAAACACTCCTACCCACTaatcctctaccctaatccgcatccactacaccttcctatcaaggtcatgtcctccgtaagctataactgctccatatcatgtttaATTACCTCTCCCCAATATTTCTtcctacctctaccccacctaaaatcaTTCATAGACAACCTCTCACAATTTCGAACTAGAGCATTCGTGTCcatcctcatcacatgtccgaaaCATTGCAATCTCActttccgcatcttgtcctctaccgaAGATTACTCTCCCCTTCTTTCGAaaaatctcatttctaaccctgTCACTcctggtaagtccacacatccatcgcaatatcctcatctccgccaccttcaatttctgaatgtgggagttcttgactggccaacactctgtctcatacaacatagccggttgGACTGCCACtatgtagaacttacctttaagtttaggaggcaccttcttatcacacaagacctccgaagcgagcctccatttcaaccaccctgcaccaATGCGGTGCGTGACATCTTTATCAATATCGTCATTTTcatgaatcatagacccaagatacttggaACTTTCCTTCTTCTGAATGGCGTAAGAATCTAGCTTCACCACCACATCAGCCTCATGCGATAAAttactaaacttacattccaaatactccgtgTTGTTCCTGCTCAACCTAAACCTTTGGATTCCAGGATCTGTCGCCAAACTTCCAACTTATCATTGACATCTCGCCGAATCTCATTAATCagtacaacatcatcaacaaaatgtacattgaattatattttttcacaaaaaaatacatCTTTGTTTTTACTTAAAATAACCTTTCAGCCATTATTTTTTACTGAAAATAGCCACTCGGTTAAATATATCACCATAAAAATGGTAAGTTGCCATTTCCTACCATTTTCTTTACTGTTGCTCGGTGTTAGGCCATTTGGCCCATTTTGGTCctacatttaaataaaatctttttaattaatttttatatttgctgcgctattgttaaaaaaaaagaaaattcattGTTTAAATTAGTTTTGTTGCTCTTTTTAATTGTTTCACTTTTTCTgtggaaaaataaatatatttatattgttttattattttttatttatacttttagtTATTAATATGGAAACTcatgataatcaaataaatatcagtacattacataattatttatataatatcgtACACGATTATACACTATTCATACAATATCAATATTTTACAtatctatttatacaatatcgatacacgTCCATAtgctatttatacaatattgatacacgCTTATGCATTATTTATACAATGTTAATACATTaaatataactatttatataatGTCTATACAcctttatacaatatcgatatatTACATATACACTACATAACTATTCGTACATCATATACACATGTTTATACACCATTCATGGAATATCGGTACTCATTTATACATTATTCatacaatatcgatacattatatatatatacaccacaTAACTATTTGTACATCATATAGAcatatttatatatcatttatacaatattgatacatgaaaaaaaattatattgaaaagtttgaacaaaaaagttttttcaagaaataaaaacgCAGCCAAAAAACATCTTTTTTTAAAACAACTGTtgcaaaaagaaaggaaaaggaaaaaaaatagccTACTAGCTATTTTATTGTAAACAAAAacttggttattttttttttctttggtaaattattttcattttgatatatatttccctttttaaattataaatcaagtGTCGTATTAATTTATACATGAATTAACTTATTATCTTACTAGCTAAACATTATCTAACTTATAAAAGCTAAACATTGTAGAACTTATAAATGAATTAATGATCTATCAAAAAACTATCTCTTTACAAGTTACAGACTTCTCTATATTAACCGTTTTATCAAACACTATTCAATAATACTTTGATAGGTGTAAAAATTACTATAATTTGTTTTTTATATTCGTTAGAATTTGAATCTTGAGACTTAATGAACATAAAAATTATCCCCTATGAAATTATTTATTGTGTAGTTGTCAATAAGTTTGTTTCAAAAAAAAGTAATTTGATTCCTACTACTAAGCTCCGATTCTATCAAATAATTTTGACTTACTATGTGAAAAAgtttttcacatattttcaaACGCTCATTATTTATATAGATAAGACATGGACCTTCAGTGTCATATTTTTTCCAATTATTATCCCCTATGAAATTATTTATTGTGCAGCtgtcaataaatttttaattgtcTAAATAATTTGATTCCTGTTACTAGTTTTCGATTCTATCAAATAATTTTGACCATGTAAAATTTTACACATATTTTTcaatgctcattatataaataaGATATGGACCTTCGgtgtcatatttttttcaattattatcccctatgaaattatttatattgTGTAGTTTTCAATTATCCCATAATGGGCGTTTGAGCATATTTTCACATGGGTAGGTCCAACTGCTTAGTGCTCCCTTCCTTTGCTAATATTACATTTAGATTCGAgagtttaataattttttagtctcttacattttttttaaataaataatttgctgATAAATTTTTTCTTGTATATTAAAGTTTTAGAGCAAGCTTCATATATAAATGAGTTAAACTTCAACAACACATTTAAACTATTTTTGTTTTGAGTTATGTTTCGCTAATCATTAGGTGATGGTTAATATAAGAAACTAAAGTACACTTCCAATAATTGAGAATGTAactcaaataattgaattagcttagTGCTTAACTCTCTCAGATCTATATATATAACCCATCCAGCCTTCTTTTCTTTGTTGATATTGGAAAGAAAAAACTATACTCCATACCAAAAACTATGGCAACAAAAAGTAAAGTGTTGATTGTGGGAGGAACAGGATTCTTAGGGAAAAGATTAGTGAAGGCAAGTTTAGAAAATGGTCATGATACATATATCTTGCAACGTCCAGAAATAGCACTagatattgataaaattcaaaTGCTTATTTCCTTTAAAATGCAAGGAGCTCATCTTGTTCATGCTTCTTTCAATGATCATCGGAGCCTCGTCGATGCCGTTAAGCTCGTCGACGTCGTTATATGTGCCATCTCCGGTGTATATGGTCGTAGCCATCAAATATTGCTTCAACTTAAACTTGTTGAAGCCATTAAAGAAGCTGGAAATATAAAGGTGAACTTAACTCTTGTCTATCTTTTATGGAAAGTTTGTTTTTtatgtttcaagaaaaagaagtggacttgattttattttatacataCAGGGTTTAACTTATACATGCATTCAcagtataaaaaaattatattaccttAGTTAAAAATGATATTTGTGATCTTGAAAATATGGTGAATCAGTACTTGTTGTATAACAATTTGTTTTCTCTGTGTTTGTATATAGGAAGGTGGGAAGGACGCATATTAGTTAGGGTAGAAGATTAGTAGAAAGTCGAGAGTTGTTTTTTTTATTCTGTACTAGTAGTAGTAATGCTATGCTTATAGTTAATTTTTTACTGCTGGAGTTTTGATGATGTTGGGTGTTTCTGGTTGATCGAGGATGGTATGCTTATATATGCATTGACACTATAAAAAAAACTTTATGCTATAAAGTTATTCAAAAAATTTTTAGACGGGAGATCAGTACTTGTTGTATAACACGCAATTTGTTTTCTATGTCTTTGTATATAGGAAAGTGTGGAGGATGCGTATTAGTTGGGGTAGAAGATTAGTAGGAAGGTgtgtgttgtttttgttattgtgtagtagtagtagtagctaTACGTACAATTTCTTCTTGTTGTTTAGTGGTAGCTAgttttgttatgattattatttgttgttgtgtTACTAACTTATTGAGGGGGAGTTAGCAAAGTTAGACAAGATCATGGAATGGGCATAGGAACATGTATTGATGTACCAGATCAGCTAATGCTCccttttttattcttatatattaCGTTATTTTCTAGATTGGTTTTGTCTTGAGATGatggtctattggaaacaatctctctacttaaCGTGTGAGATAGAGGTATGAACCACATACACTCTACCCTCATTAAATCCCACTTTATCAAAATACACTTGATTGTGATCGTTGTCCTTTGTATATACATTAATTTgcttcaaaaatatttaaaatattttttgaaaaaaaaaaaaaaaagtatttctaTCAAACTCCACCTTTTGAGTGTCGGCAAATTTGAAAAGCCATTTTCATAAAGGCATAATGTTGGAAAGCAGTATGCTTTCGTAAAAATCAAAAAACTTATATATTGTATTTTGCAGGGACTCTTTTCTAAAATTTAGATCTAACcactaaaaaaaaaactaaaacacgTTAGGTTTATAAATGGAAAAATGAAATGTGAGGTCCAATTTTTAGAATTGGATTCATTTGTGGAAAATTGAAGATTTGAGTTAAATGTCAAACCACATTGGACCGAATTATGGACTTGTCGTACATGCCAGATAATTATATCAATTTGGAATTGGTTCTTGCTTTTGCAATGAGAAATTttccataatatttatttttggaaataaatttttACCCAAGTGAATTATCACCTGAATTAACTAGTAAAAAGTTTATTTGTGATGATATATAAAGGGTGGTGGAAAAGGTTTCAATGCATTTCCTTACGACAAAAAAATTAGGTTGAAAGTGTGTGAGTATTATGTCAAGTAAACAAAGAAAAGTCACACAAGACGCAATGTTTTCTTGTTTCGCTTATTgtgagttgaatttttttttttttaaatcgatATAATAttgttgattcaatttttttgggAGCTTCGttgatggaaaagaaaaaattctaaGTGAGATGAAAATGATTGTATATCCGTGTATGTTTTAAGTAATGTAACATGAGTATTATGTATTGCACGTTATCGACCAAAGATGCAATACTTGATGGCAATTTTATACGTACAATTGAAAGTGcgcacacatatatatttttataatccTTGTGTTCAGAACACATGAAAGAAATCACCtactaatgttttttttttaatctctgtTATCTTACATTGACCACCACTAGACCACACCAGTGGCGGACTCAGGAATTCAAGGGTGTGGgtgctcaaaaaaaaaaaaaaaaaatttataaaaaaataatatgtagcTGTAGGAATTCGAACTCGAAATTATTGGAAACAAAGAATTTCTACGATTGACTACAGTTTAGTGGGAACAAACTGTAGTCAATCGTAGGAATTCCCACTAAGCTTTTCAGGAATCGTAGAAATTCTTTGTTCCCACTAATCTATGTtgagtttagtgggtgccggagcacccgAAAATTACACGTGGGTCCGCCCCTGGACCACACCTTGGGTGCCAGTGGCATATAATTTTGGGGATCCATTGTAGCATTTTATGGTGTAAGATAATTTCATTTGGGATAAATATAacatgtttgaaaaaaaaaaaagagtgtgtgtgtgtgtaattgTGCAGAGATTCTTGCCTTCAGAGTTTGGATCAGATTCAGCAAGAATGGGAGATGCATTGGAACCAGGAAGAATAACATTTGATGATAAAATGGTGGTGAGAAAAGCCATTGGAGAAGCTAATATTCCCTTCACATATGTTGTTGCTAACTGCTTTGCTTGTTACTTCCTTGCTGGTCTTTGtcaactttttcaatttcttcctgCAAGGGACTCTGTAGTCTTCCTTGGAGATGCCAACCAAAAAGGTATGAAATATCATTCACTGAGGTAATTTGGTTGATAGCAAGagttatgcatgtatgtattaaTGATGTAGGAATTAAGGGACCGTCTCATTTTGTGTGACTCCATTTGACATGGGAGAAGGaagacttttgaaatttgtggCCTAAAACAATTCTTAAGCATTTGTTTGGCTGgaaatcatttcattaagggtaaatagagaattttaaagctaaattatTACTTATGCAGATTTCTAAATAGCAAACTAAATTGTCTTAAAGTTCATATTATACAAGTAAAGTATATTTCAAGACATACTTATTGGTTAAAATAGGTATCATGTCATACTAAATAGGTCCCTGAGAGCTTGaacaataaatatattttttttattttccatccgGTGTCCGTCCGACTAATCTGGATTTGTGCCGCGTAGGGTCCCATTCGGGGGAAACGCTCCCTACCAAAGGAGCTTGAACAGTATTTATTTGTACAACTTCAACTACTTTGATCTCAATATATATAATCTTTTAGAGTAATAATTAGAAAACAAATTAAACTTTCTGCTATATTTGTAACTCATATGTGTGTTGTTAATTTCTGCAGCTATATTTGTGGATGAAGATGATATAGCAACATACACCATAAAGACCATAGATGATCCAACAACATTGAATAAAACACTTCACCTTAGACCTCCTAAaaatatactttctcaaaaaGAGGTTGTTCAAATATGGGAAAAACTCAttggtaaagagcttcaaaaaTCAACACTTTCCAAAGAAGACTTTCTTGCTTCCATGAAAGGTAAAAATCTTAATTCTCACTCTTATTCATGCTTGTGCAAATATAGCCCTTGAAAAATTACCCCTTGCCTAATGTTAGATTCAAGTTTAATGCTATTCATATATTATAAAACAATAGACTGTCGTCTAACCTTTgcaataacttaaaaaaatttagataatGGTTTAACATATAAGAttgtaagttttttttaaaagagcTATTAGACCGTGTGTCTAAAAGGTCATAAATTGCAAGAGAAATTAAAAGAGAATCATTCACAAACAATTGTCCAAAAGAAGACAACCAATGAAAATTTTACGAGTTAAAACTTTTATATACTGTGCGAAAAAGAACTTTTATGCTGTCAGGTGACATAAACGATAATTACCGATAATTATTCATTAAAAAGTGAGACTAATAACATGAAAAATTGGCAGGCTACCTGCTACAACGAGTTAAAATACACATTGATCGTGTAATATAAGTGAAAGAGTTTTAACTCATGTACATCAATAATGTATATTTGTCACATTTACTTGTTATAACAAGTAACTTATCATCTTATGAAGATTACAAATTCCATTTTGTATGAAAATTTACTTGTAAACACTTTTTAGTTAACCTGATGATATAATTTATAACTTATTTTTAGACTATGAGGGTATACTTTAAGTAAAATCCTTCATTGTATGTTCATCTTATGAATGCaactgtctttttttttttttttttcttttcatgaaaatagaatatgGGTATGAAGACCAAGTTGGACTAGGTCATTACTATAATGTTTGCTATGAGGGTTGCCTTGCAAATTTTGAAAttggagaagatgaagaagaggcaTCTAAACTCTACCCTGAGGTTAACTACACCACAGCTGAAGACTACTTGAAGCGTTATGTTTAACCAGAATTCCATGATATATAATTATCTATTATTATATCCAATAAACATAATTGTTCTAGTATTCATGGTGATGTGTTGTTGTAACAATGAATATGATCTATCATTTATATCTGATCCTTTCAATATGTGAGTCTATACAGAATCGTATTAACAGTTTGTCGATTTATATCAAATTAATAGATGCATGATATGTGTTTGCGAGTAATTTGCAGTTTTCACCCATAACATATGTATGCTTTTAGGATTTACGCCTCATGTTTTTTTGGATATAGCTGACCCAGTCAGTTGTCCAATTCATTGTGATTGGCATGACCTGGTAAATTTTCTAGTGAACGTTTAATTATGTATATTTGAGTGTTTAATTACGCTTTCATTTATCATATACATTCCAACTTTCAGTTGCAAATTGacaaatatacaacaacaacacattaAGTATATTTTCATAAGTGGAGTCTGCGGAAGGTAGAGTGTACGCGGACCTTGTCCCTTATCCGGGGACAGGGAGGCTGTTCACAAGAGATTtataaacataaatcttgaaaCTCTTGAGAGGTGCAAAAGGAAGAAGCATAGTTTTTTGCCTCTGCATAGTGCACTGAAAGGACAACTTAGTCTCATTATCATTTCAGGCATAAGAACTTATACATGCAAATGCAGCAAAGGCGAAAAACTTAAAAGAGACTAGAGAAGATTTAGTTGTTGGTCcactttgaaaatttattttaataaacgGACACTCATTTTggtaaattctaattttttaggGTTTAGTGGGCCATGGGCTTAAGTGTAAGCACcccttatgtatttttaaaatcttttgaaaccctttatgtatttattaaatacatatttaacCCTACTCTtccattaaatacaaaaaaaaaaaaaatcccttttcttctctctctttaccaAAACCGCTTCTTCTTCCTTTCCACCATTTTCAATTTCGAGCTCGTGTAAATCAGCTCCAACTTCGATCTTCAACTTCAGGTAAGCTATATTATTGTTTCGGTTAATTTATGCTCCATATTGAtgagatttttttcattttttccagtACTCATTTGTGGCGGGTGAAGTCGTTGGagttcaaataaattaattttttttgaaaatgggGCTTGATTTCAGTGAACGTGGTTGTTTTTAGTTggtatttacttatttttttatggataattGGTGTGTAACGATTATCCTTTGCGATTGCATGTTGAAATTTCTTCACTAATTTCGTCGGAATGTGGCAAGATATGTgatttttgttaaaaattttcTCCAATGTAAGGGTGTTGTAGAAGCATGTACATATTGGGGATTTCTTCACTGCGTATTTGATAATTAGACTcgaaaagttgatttttttttaaaaatggggcttgattttacttataatttGTGTTTTAAGTTGGTATTCGGTTTGTTTATGCATTGTTTGTGTTGAATTTTAACTTTCCTCGACGATTGCACTGAGATTTTTTGCCACTTTTTATCGATTTGCATGATAAAAATGTGCTgtaaattgatttttttcttgcaACTGCTGCATTGAGTTGGTGCTGCAACTGCTGTCATGTTAATAGATTGCTAGGTCGATTAAGTATTGTATCTGCAGTCaactgaatttttttttgaaaaaatagggattaattttacttataatttgtgtttttaagttggtatttGATTTGTTTGTGCATTGTTCTCATTGGATTTTAACTTTCCTCGACGATTGCATTGagttttttttgtgaatttttcttGATTTGCGTGCTTAATATCTGGGTTCCTTCCTGTTTTTGTTCAATATAATGGTGATTTAGATGCATGTTCTTGT is a genomic window containing:
- the LOC107869653 gene encoding bifunctional pinoresinol-lariciresinol reductase — translated: MATKSKVLIVGGTGFLGKRLVKASLENGHDTYILQRPEIALDIDKIQMLISFKMQGAHLVHASFNDHRSLVDAVKLVDVVICAISGVYGRSHQILLQLKLVEAIKEAGNIKRFLPSEFGSDSARMGDALEPGRITFDDKMVVRKAIGEANIPFTYVVANCFACYFLAGLCQLFQFLPARDSVVFLGDANQKAIFVDEDDIATYTIKTIDDPTTLNKTLHLRPPKNILSQKEVVQIWEKLIGKELQKSTLSKEDFLASMKEYGYEDQVGLGHYYNVCYEGCLANFEIGEDEEEASKLYPEVNYTTAEDYLKRYV